A portion of the Micromonospora vinacea genome contains these proteins:
- a CDS encoding PP2C family protein-serine/threonine phosphatase translates to MVDAPDVVSRALREAPPDQLAEAADRAIRSAMGALRTDVFVADYRISGLWPVLDPDLPSGGFLACHTVAQRCFSSQQPVRDGEGPCRLYLPLTVWGERLGVLLIELPTVPNAAVTGRATDIAGSLAVAMRAADRETDRYRRARRRERLTMAAEMQWDLLPGRGVSHHAFDLAGQLEPAYTVGGDHFDWSLDGDRLTVTVLNGEGNGLAASLLTAVTVNAMRNARRSGGGLVEQAELASDTVFYQHRGARYVATLLLEVDTRLGRVRAVDAGSPHLLRMRGSTVEPMKLDQQLPLGMFAETRYELQEVQLAPGDRLFVVSDGVWAAEPPGQEPYGQRMMARSLRATRLQPPAEAVGTVMRELHAYHADSDLRDDAVVVCLDWHGPPDRGTR, encoded by the coding sequence ATGGTAGACGCGCCGGACGTGGTGTCGCGCGCGTTGCGCGAGGCCCCGCCCGACCAGTTGGCGGAGGCCGCGGACCGGGCGATCCGGTCGGCGATGGGTGCGCTGCGCACCGACGTCTTCGTCGCCGACTACCGGATCAGCGGCCTCTGGCCGGTACTGGACCCGGACCTGCCGTCGGGCGGCTTCCTGGCCTGCCACACCGTCGCGCAGCGCTGCTTCAGCAGCCAGCAACCGGTACGCGACGGCGAGGGCCCGTGCCGGCTCTACCTGCCGTTGACGGTGTGGGGAGAGCGGCTCGGCGTGCTGCTGATCGAGCTTCCGACAGTGCCGAACGCGGCGGTCACCGGTCGGGCCACTGACATCGCCGGCTCCCTGGCGGTGGCGATGCGCGCGGCGGACCGGGAGACCGACCGTTACCGCCGGGCGCGCCGCCGGGAGCGACTGACGATGGCTGCCGAGATGCAGTGGGACCTGCTGCCCGGCCGCGGTGTGTCACACCACGCGTTCGATCTGGCCGGTCAGCTCGAACCGGCGTACACGGTGGGCGGCGACCACTTCGACTGGTCGCTCGATGGCGACCGTCTCACGGTGACGGTGCTCAACGGCGAGGGCAACGGGCTGGCCGCGTCCCTGTTGACCGCCGTCACGGTCAACGCGATGCGCAACGCGCGTCGCTCCGGCGGCGGCCTTGTGGAACAGGCCGAGCTGGCCTCGGACACGGTCTTCTACCAACACCGGGGCGCCCGGTACGTGGCCACCCTGCTGCTCGAGGTGGACACCCGCCTCGGCCGGGTGCGGGCGGTCGACGCGGGCTCCCCCCATCTGTTGCGGATGCGCGGGTCCACTGTCGAGCCGATGAAGCTGGATCAGCAGCTGCCGCTGGGCATGTTCGCCGAGACCCGCTACGAGCTTCAGGAGGTGCAACTCGCCCCCGGTGACCGGCTCTTCGTGGTCAGCGACGGGGTGTGGGCCGCCGAGCCGCCGGGTCAGGAGCCGTACGGGCAGCGGATGATGGCGCGGTCGTTGCGCGCCACGCGGCTGCAGCCGCCCGCTGAGGCGGTTGGTACGGTGATGCGCGAACTGCACGCCTACCACGCGGATTCCGATCTGCGCGACGACGCCGTCGTGGTCTGTCTGGACTGGCACGGTCCACCCGACCGGGGCACGAGGTGA
- a CDS encoding MarR family winged helix-turn-helix transcriptional regulator, protein MERPADLAAAIDAAASTLIAVLESAAARHQVPPTQLRVLTLISGRPETNVNGLAELLDVVPSSASRLCDRLEATGLLRRVADPRDRREVRLVPTAAALTLLGELAERRQRAVQAVLDRMPARTQHELLLALVGFARAATAVPEQQQTDPAAQTA, encoded by the coding sequence GTGGAGCGACCTGCGGATCTCGCCGCGGCGATCGACGCGGCCGCCTCGACGCTGATCGCCGTGCTGGAGTCGGCTGCGGCGCGGCACCAGGTGCCGCCCACCCAGCTGAGGGTGCTCACGCTGATCAGCGGTCGGCCGGAGACCAACGTCAACGGGTTGGCGGAGCTGCTGGACGTGGTGCCCTCGTCGGCGAGCCGGCTGTGCGACCGGTTGGAGGCGACCGGGCTGTTGCGCCGGGTGGCCGACCCCCGCGACCGGCGGGAGGTGCGGTTGGTGCCGACCGCTGCGGCGCTGACCCTGTTGGGGGAGTTGGCCGAGCGGCGGCAGCGCGCGGTGCAGGCGGTGCTGGACCGGATGCCGGCGCGGACGCAGCACGAGCTGTTGCTGGCGCTGGTCGGGTTCGCTCGCGCGGCGACCGCGGTGCCGGAGCAGCAGCAGACCGATCCCGCCGCGCAGACGGCCTGA
- a CDS encoding CDP-alcohol phosphatidyltransferase family protein, translating into MSRRQARAEQPRDTGDEAPGNQVLTLPNLISFGRLLGVPLFLYLFLVERADVAAVVVLAIGGTTDWVDGWIARRLRQVSRLGELLDPLADRLYILATLVAFTAREVVPWQFTAALLAREVLLLASLAVLRRYGYGPPPVHYVGKTATFLLLAAFPVLLLATAATDVATAASAIGWALAWWGLVLYWVAGGMYVVQASRLVRAARGPGAAA; encoded by the coding sequence GTGTCGCGTCGGCAGGCTCGGGCAGAGCAACCGCGGGACACCGGTGACGAGGCTCCCGGCAACCAGGTGCTCACCCTGCCCAACCTGATCAGCTTCGGGCGGCTGCTGGGCGTGCCGCTCTTCCTCTACCTGTTCCTGGTGGAGCGGGCCGACGTGGCGGCGGTCGTCGTACTGGCCATCGGTGGCACCACCGACTGGGTCGACGGTTGGATCGCCCGCCGCCTGCGTCAGGTGAGCCGCCTGGGCGAGCTGCTCGACCCGCTCGCCGACCGGCTCTACATCCTCGCCACCCTGGTCGCCTTCACCGCGCGTGAGGTGGTGCCGTGGCAGTTCACCGCGGCGCTGCTGGCCCGTGAGGTGCTCCTGCTCGCCTCGCTGGCGGTGCTGCGTCGCTACGGGTACGGGCCGCCGCCGGTGCACTACGTGGGCAAGACCGCCACGTTCCTGCTGCTCGCGGCGTTCCCGGTGCTGCTGTTGGCCACCGCGGCGACCGACGTGGCGACGGCGGCGAGCGCCATCGGTTGGGCGTTGGCGTGGTGGGGACTGGTGCTCTACTGGGTGGCCGGCGGGATGTACGTCGTGCAGGCGTCCCGGCTGGTGCGCGCGGCGCGTGGCCCGGGGGCGGCGGCGTGA
- a CDS encoding DUF881 domain-containing protein codes for MSGPRLGKPGQDRVYAPDFLTELFRNPLDPGYADAAAARRRSEGSAPARGWRALPARSVSLVVVVMLGFLFAVAYRQTMADEPGRSQARSGLVAQIKERENQTDRLSTRADQLREEVSRQRDAALSGSAAARLRNLEASTGLGRVRGDGVVVRLADAPDNADAVTGAGAGPPRVLYSDLQGVANALWSAGAEAIAINGQRLTATSTIRSAGEAMLVDFRPVTGPYEVSAIGPGSMRRKFEDSRNAALMREVAQKTGLSFGVRESDDLTLPAAPEPQLRYAKPSVSPSPSASGVRSGSPGSSGPATTVSPSGGGR; via the coding sequence GTGAGCGGGCCGCGGCTGGGGAAACCCGGCCAGGACCGGGTGTACGCGCCGGACTTCCTCACTGAACTGTTTCGCAACCCGCTGGATCCGGGGTACGCGGACGCGGCTGCCGCGCGTCGGCGCTCGGAGGGGTCCGCCCCGGCGCGCGGGTGGCGGGCCCTGCCGGCGCGGTCGGTGAGCCTGGTCGTGGTGGTGATGCTCGGTTTCCTGTTCGCTGTCGCGTACCGGCAGACGATGGCGGACGAGCCGGGTCGCAGTCAGGCCCGCTCGGGGCTGGTGGCGCAGATCAAGGAGCGGGAGAACCAGACCGATCGGTTGTCCACCCGGGCGGACCAGCTGCGCGAGGAGGTCAGTCGGCAGCGGGACGCGGCGTTGAGCGGCTCGGCTGCCGCCCGGTTGCGCAACCTGGAGGCGAGCACCGGGTTGGGGCGGGTGCGTGGTGACGGTGTGGTGGTGCGGTTGGCGGACGCGCCGGACAACGCGGACGCGGTGACCGGTGCCGGCGCTGGGCCGCCGCGGGTGCTCTACAGCGACCTGCAGGGGGTGGCGAACGCGTTGTGGAGTGCCGGCGCGGAGGCGATCGCCATCAACGGGCAGCGGTTGACGGCGACGTCGACGATCCGGTCGGCGGGTGAGGCGATGCTGGTGGATTTCCGGCCGGTGACCGGGCCGTACGAGGTGTCGGCGATCGGGCCGGGTTCGATGCGGCGCAAGTTCGAGGACAGCCGTAACGCGGCGCTGATGCGGGAGGTCGCGCAGAAGACCGGGTTGTCGTTCGGTGTGCGGGAGTCCGATGACCTCACGTTGCCGGCCGCGCCGGAGCCGCAGCTACGCTACGCCAAGCCGTCGGTCAGTCCGAGCCCTTCCGCGTCGGGTGTCCGGTCCGGCAGTCCCGGGTCGTCCGGTCCGGCGACGACTGTTAGCCCCTCCGGAGGTGGCCGATGA
- a CDS encoding small basic family protein, with amino-acid sequence MIAVLALLAGVVLGVWLDPTVPAALQPYLPIAVVAALDAVFGGVRARLDRIFDDKQFVVSFISNVLVAGLIVYLGDQLGVGGQLSTGVVVVLGVRIFGNVAAIRRHLFRA; translated from the coding sequence ATGATCGCGGTGCTGGCGTTGCTCGCCGGTGTGGTGCTGGGCGTGTGGCTTGATCCCACGGTGCCGGCGGCGTTGCAGCCGTACCTGCCGATCGCGGTGGTGGCCGCGTTGGACGCGGTGTTCGGTGGGGTGCGGGCCCGGTTGGACCGCATCTTCGACGACAAGCAGTTCGTGGTGTCCTTCATTTCGAACGTGCTTGTCGCTGGTCTGATCGTGTATCTGGGTGACCAGTTGGGGGTGGGCGGGCAGTTGTCCACCGGTGTGGTCGTTGTGCTGGGTGTGCGTATCTTCGGCAACGTGGCGGCGATCCGTCGGCACCTGTTCCGGGCGTAG
- a CDS encoding DUF881 domain-containing protein, producing the protein MSDEQTDTGTGWPQPAGPVRPGGPAGEPDPRPDAPDPDELSPLAPESPAQPGPSDDEPAAEPGVEPVDDGATVDLSTMSRSGEPVASSDGLAEPVGESTAPAVAGRSRWSTAGVMIVALLALLGFTLVVQLKTTSTDPTLGATRQEDLVRILSDLDARENRLQQDIRALEDSQRQLQSGEQGRQAALDEATRRADELGILAGTLPAVGSGLTVQFDAGVKPISANRVLDAVQELRGAGAEAMQISGGDRATVRIIASTYFLDGDNGSLVVEGRRLTGPYTITVIGDPATMRTALNIPGGVVASVRGGGGNVTFGEREVAEVSALHVPIKLEHARPVS; encoded by the coding sequence ATGAGTGACGAGCAGACCGACACGGGCACCGGGTGGCCGCAGCCGGCGGGTCCGGTGCGGCCGGGTGGGCCGGCGGGTGAGCCGGATCCGCGGCCGGATGCGCCGGACCCGGACGAGTTGAGTCCGTTGGCGCCGGAGTCGCCCGCGCAGCCGGGGCCGTCGGATGATGAGCCTGCGGCGGAGCCGGGTGTGGAGCCGGTCGACGACGGTGCGACGGTGGACCTGAGCACGATGTCGCGCTCGGGGGAGCCGGTGGCGAGTTCCGACGGGTTGGCCGAGCCGGTGGGGGAGTCGACGGCGCCGGCGGTGGCTGGTCGGTCCCGGTGGAGTACGGCCGGGGTGATGATCGTGGCGTTGTTGGCGTTGCTGGGGTTCACGTTGGTCGTGCAGTTGAAGACGACGTCGACGGACCCGACGTTGGGGGCGACGCGGCAGGAGGACCTGGTCCGGATCCTGTCGGATCTGGATGCGCGGGAGAACCGCCTGCAGCAGGACATCCGGGCCCTGGAGGACAGTCAGCGGCAGTTGCAGTCGGGTGAGCAGGGTCGGCAGGCGGCGTTGGATGAGGCGACGCGGCGGGCGGACGAGTTGGGCATCCTGGCGGGGACGTTGCCGGCGGTGGGGTCGGGGTTGACGGTGCAGTTCGACGCCGGGGTCAAGCCGATCTCGGCGAACCGGGTGTTGGACGCGGTGCAGGAGCTGCGTGGTGCGGGCGCGGAGGCGATGCAGATCTCCGGTGGGGATCGGGCGACCGTGCGGATCATCGCATCGACGTACTTCCTAGATGGGGACAACGGGTCGTTGGTGGTCGAGGGGCGCCGGTTGACGGGGCCGTACACGATCACGGTGATCGGTGATCCGGCGACGATGCGTACGGCGTTGAACATTCCTGGTGGGGTGGTGGCGTCGGTCCGGGGTGGCGGCGGTAACGTGACGTTTGGGGAGCGTGAGGTTGCCGAGGTTTCGGCGCTGCACGTGCCGATCAAGTTGGAACACGCCCGTCCGGTCTCCTGA
- the gcvH gene encoding glycine cleavage system protein GcvH: MIPEDLRYTAEHEWVAGDGTASVRVGITHFAQDALGDIVYVQLPEAGAVVAAGDSLGEIESTKSVSEIYAPVAGTVAARNDALADTPELINTDPYGEGWLVEITPNDPTATDGLLTAAAYQKITEG, translated from the coding sequence GTGATTCCCGAGGATCTGCGATACACCGCCGAGCATGAGTGGGTGGCGGGTGACGGCACGGCTTCGGTCCGGGTCGGCATCACCCACTTCGCGCAGGACGCGCTCGGTGACATCGTGTACGTGCAGTTGCCCGAGGCGGGTGCGGTGGTCGCGGCCGGTGACTCGTTGGGTGAGATCGAGTCGACCAAGAGTGTGTCGGAGATCTACGCGCCGGTGGCCGGTACGGTGGCGGCGCGTAACGACGCGTTGGCTGACACGCCTGAGCTGATCAACACTGATCCGTACGGTGAGGGTTGGTTGGTGGAGATCACGCCGAATGATCCGACTGCCACGGATGGGTTGCTGACGGCGGCCGCGTATCAGAAGATCACCGAAGGCTGA
- the odhI gene encoding oxoglutarate dehydrogenase inhibitor Odhl produces the protein MTRPDDEFPPLDVTSTLNLGSLDEVLEGPDTDVVPSRMSGSLPPGMALLVVRRGPNAGARFLLDHDVTTSGRHPDSDIFLDDVTVSRRHAEFHRDGGTFTVRDVGSLNGTYVNRERVEAATLSNGDEVQIGKFRVVFIAGPRPEEEAGRG, from the coding sequence ATGACGCGGCCAGACGACGAGTTCCCCCCACTCGACGTCACTTCGACGCTCAATCTCGGTTCGCTCGACGAAGTGCTGGAGGGGCCGGATACCGATGTGGTGCCGAGCCGGATGTCCGGTTCGTTGCCGCCGGGTATGGCGCTGCTGGTGGTTCGTCGAGGCCCGAATGCGGGTGCCCGGTTCCTGTTGGACCACGATGTGACGACCAGTGGCCGGCACCCGGACAGTGACATCTTCCTGGACGACGTGACGGTGTCGCGTCGGCATGCGGAGTTCCACCGTGATGGTGGGACGTTCACGGTGCGGGACGTGGGCAGCCTGAATGGCACGTACGTCAATCGTGAGCGGGTTGAGGCGGCCACGTTGAGCAATGGTGACGAGGTCCAGATCGGTAAGTTCCGGGTGGTGTTCATCGCCGGTCCGCGCCCGGAGGAGGAGGCCGGCCGGGGGTGA
- the ftsR gene encoding transcriptional regulator FtsR yields MSIGEVLGQLRVDFPDTTISKLRFLEAEGLVEPQRTAAGYRKYSWDDVARLRFVLTAQRDKYLPLRVIREQLAQWDSSGEQPGRSRPALVAVGPDGAVPGREVAEPAESSQVRLGRADLVARSGIDESTLVELERLGVLVSDPPGWYDADALIIASAVAGLAAYGLEPRHLRGYRTAADREVGLFAQLVAPLARQSDPAARARAAETARELVALSEQLHAALVRVGLRSTLGR; encoded by the coding sequence ATGAGCATCGGTGAGGTGCTTGGGCAGTTGCGGGTGGATTTTCCGGACACCACGATTTCGAAGTTGCGGTTTCTTGAGGCCGAGGGTTTGGTCGAGCCGCAGCGGACGGCGGCGGGTTACCGGAAGTACAGCTGGGACGATGTGGCGCGGTTGCGGTTCGTGCTGACCGCGCAGCGGGACAAGTACCTGCCGTTGCGGGTGATCCGGGAGCAGTTGGCCCAGTGGGATTCGTCCGGTGAGCAGCCGGGGCGGTCGCGGCCGGCGTTGGTGGCGGTTGGTCCTGATGGTGCGGTGCCGGGTCGTGAGGTGGCGGAGCCGGCCGAGTCGTCGCAGGTGCGGCTCGGCCGGGCGGATCTGGTCGCGCGCAGTGGGATCGACGAGTCGACGTTGGTGGAGTTGGAGCGGCTCGGTGTGCTCGTGTCGGATCCGCCGGGGTGGTATGACGCGGATGCTCTGATCATCGCGTCGGCGGTGGCGGGGTTGGCGGCGTACGGGTTGGAGCCGCGGCACCTGCGGGGTTATCGGACGGCGGCGGACCGGGAGGTCGGTTTGTTCGCGCAGTTGGTGGCGCCGTTGGCGCGGCAGAGTGATCCGGCGGCGCGGGCGCGGGCGGCGGAGACGGCGCGTGAGTTGGTGGCGTTGTCGGAGCAGTTGCACGCGGCGTTGGTGCGGGTGGGTTTGCGGTCGACGTTGGGTCGGTGA
- a CDS encoding bifunctional nuclease family protein gives MRELSVVGVRVELPSNQPIVLLREVEGDRYLPIWIGAVEATAIAYEQQGVKPARPLTHDLLRDVLAALKAPLQAVEITELKENVFYADLLIGDGVRVSARPSDSIALALRVGAPIRCAEQVLSEAGIVIPDEQEDEVEKFREFLEQVRPEDFAG, from the coding sequence GTGCGCGAGCTGAGCGTGGTCGGAGTTCGGGTGGAGCTGCCCAGCAACCAGCCGATCGTCCTGCTCAGGGAGGTCGAGGGGGACCGCTATCTGCCGATCTGGATCGGCGCGGTCGAGGCGACGGCTATCGCTTATGAGCAGCAGGGGGTCAAGCCGGCCCGGCCGTTGACCCATGATCTTCTGCGGGATGTGTTGGCGGCGTTGAAGGCGCCCTTGCAGGCGGTGGAGATCACCGAGCTGAAGGAGAACGTCTTCTACGCGGATCTGTTGATCGGCGATGGGGTGCGGGTGTCGGCGCGGCCGAGCGATTCGATCGCGTTGGCGTTGCGGGTTGGTGCGCCGATTCGTTGTGCGGAGCAGGTCCTCAGCGAGGCGGGGATCGTTATCCCTGACGAGCAGGAGGACGAGGTGGAGAAGTTCCGCGAGTTCCTGGAGCAGGTGCGTCCGGAGGATTTCGCGGGCTGA
- a CDS encoding MerR family transcriptional regulator has translation MHEPRDSDPGAEFDESGASSPGVAAEGDGSVGYRGVTACHAVGISYRQLDYWARTTLVVPSVRDASGSGTQRLYSFRDLVVLKVVKRLLDAGVSLQNIRKAIEALRSRGVEDLAGITLISDGTTVYECRSPEEVVDLLQGGQGVFGIAIGGAFKEIQGSLSHLPAEPATSGPVEPAVASGSDPVGDELAARRARRRAG, from the coding sequence ATGCACGAGCCGCGGGATTCCGATCCGGGTGCAGAGTTCGACGAGTCGGGTGCCTCGTCGCCAGGTGTGGCGGCTGAGGGTGATGGTTCGGTTGGCTACCGGGGTGTGACGGCCTGCCACGCGGTGGGTATCAGTTACCGGCAGTTGGATTACTGGGCGCGGACGACGCTGGTGGTGCCGAGCGTTCGTGATGCCTCGGGTTCGGGGACGCAGCGGTTGTATTCGTTCCGGGACCTGGTGGTGTTGAAGGTCGTGAAGCGGTTGTTGGATGCGGGGGTGTCCCTGCAGAACATCCGTAAGGCGATCGAGGCGTTGCGGTCGCGTGGTGTGGAGGATCTGGCGGGGATCACGCTGATCTCTGATGGGACGACGGTGTACGAGTGCCGGTCTCCGGAGGAGGTGGTCGACCTGTTGCAGGGTGGCCAGGGGGTCTTCGGCATCGCGATCGGTGGGGCTTTCAAGGAGATCCAGGGGTCGTTGTCGCATCTGCCGGCGGAGCCGGCGACGAGCGGCCCGGTGGAGCCGGCGGTGGCGTCGGGTTCGGATCCGGTGGGTGACGAGTTGGCGGCGCGGCGAGCGCGGCGGCGCGCCGGCTGA
- a CDS encoding group I truncated hemoglobin: protein MTVTEETAPASHYDRIGGASSVKAAVELFYDKVLADPELAGYFADVDMAAQRRHLALMLTVVLGGPNEYTGRGLAEAHQPLNITVEHYAKVGEHLTVTLTELGVPADILADVQTVLGQVQGQVVAAGNRSGV from the coding sequence GTGACGGTTACGGAAGAGACTGCTCCCGCCTCGCACTACGACCGCATTGGCGGTGCCAGTTCGGTCAAGGCGGCGGTTGAGCTGTTCTACGACAAGGTGCTCGCGGACCCGGAGTTGGCGGGCTACTTCGCTGACGTGGACATGGCGGCTCAGCGGCGGCATCTGGCGTTGATGTTGACCGTCGTGCTGGGTGGCCCGAACGAGTACACGGGTCGCGGGTTGGCCGAGGCGCACCAGCCGTTGAACATCACTGTGGAGCACTACGCGAAGGTGGGCGAGCACCTGACGGTGACGCTGACCGAGTTGGGGGTGCCGGCGGACATCCTCGCTGACGTGCAGACTGTGCTGGGGCAGGTGCAGGGCCAGGTGGTGGCTGCCGGGAACAGGTCGGGCGTCTGA
- a CDS encoding globin domain-containing protein, whose amino-acid sequence MDAARLKQSWSVVAGHGDQVPLYFYSTLFLAHPETRQMFPTNMAGQRDRLVTALGHIVSNVDQVDRLVGFLQDLGADHRKFAVRAEHYPAVGEALVATLQHFLAEQWTDELAADWTAAYGLVAQVMIEAAQAAEAVNPPWWVAEIVAHERRAFDVAVLTVRPQYLLPFTPGQSIGVSHPSVRSWRYYSPANAPRADGTLELHVRAAPGGAVSSRLVYGSAVGDRIHLAAPVGDRLGLRSAGSSDLLLLVAGTGWAPVKALVEQVAAEGSRRRVDLYVGARSRSEFYDSDAIDKLASSYPWLTVTYVVGADVHRPGEFVQAVDRALADGDWRSRHVFVCGSDEMVSHAVRTLVQAGYHEGQVHHEGLGAQWYGAAWRTAVQQSVAGDASGGGHR is encoded by the coding sequence GTGGACGCGGCTCGCCTCAAGCAGAGCTGGTCGGTGGTCGCCGGTCACGGTGACCAGGTGCCGCTCTACTTCTACTCGACGTTGTTCCTCGCTCATCCCGAGACACGGCAGATGTTCCCCACGAACATGGCCGGTCAGCGGGACCGCCTCGTGACCGCGTTGGGTCACATCGTGTCCAACGTGGACCAGGTGGATCGGCTGGTGGGTTTCCTGCAGGACCTCGGCGCGGATCACCGCAAGTTCGCGGTCCGCGCGGAGCACTACCCGGCGGTCGGTGAGGCGCTGGTGGCGACGTTGCAGCATTTCCTCGCCGAGCAGTGGACCGACGAGTTGGCCGCGGACTGGACGGCCGCGTACGGGTTGGTCGCCCAGGTGATGATCGAGGCCGCGCAGGCCGCTGAGGCGGTCAATCCGCCGTGGTGGGTGGCGGAGATCGTGGCGCACGAGCGGCGGGCGTTCGACGTGGCGGTGTTGACGGTGCGTCCGCAGTACCTGTTGCCGTTCACTCCGGGTCAGTCGATCGGGGTGTCGCACCCGTCGGTGCGGTCGTGGCGGTACTACTCGCCGGCGAACGCGCCGCGGGCGGACGGCACGTTGGAGTTGCATGTGCGGGCCGCGCCGGGTGGCGCGGTGTCGTCGCGGCTGGTGTACGGGTCGGCGGTGGGGGATCGGATCCACCTGGCGGCGCCGGTGGGGGACCGGTTGGGGTTGCGGTCGGCGGGCTCCAGTGACCTGTTGCTGTTGGTCGCGGGCACCGGTTGGGCGCCGGTGAAGGCGTTGGTGGAGCAGGTGGCCGCGGAGGGTTCCCGCCGGCGGGTGGACCTCTACGTGGGGGCCCGTTCCCGTAGCGAGTTCTACGACAGCGACGCGATCGACAAGTTGGCGTCGTCGTATCCGTGGTTGACGGTGACGTACGTGGTGGGTGCCGACGTGCACCGGCCGGGTGAGTTCGTGCAGGCGGTGGACCGGGCGTTGGCCGACGGTGACTGGCGTTCCCGGCACGTGTTCGTGTGTGGGTCGGACGAGATGGTGTCGCACGCGGTGCGGACGTTGGTGCAGGCGGGTTACCACGAGGGTCAGGTGCACCACGAGGGCCTGGGTGCGCAGTGGTACGGCGCGGCGTGGCGGACGGCGGTGCAGCAGTCGGTTGCGGGTGACGCTTCGGGAGGTGGGCACAGGTGA
- a CDS encoding DivIVA domain-containing protein: MSATPISRYDGVQVSGGVQVRMTADRVRRWEFGAASFARRGYDNADVDRFRMQVADELDLLATQIATLRAENERLTDRVELHRHGVIPSTGAAAKVPAAREVNLLSAAQREAEQIIAQAHDYARRVAEYARVQYESYLQAAEAEAKQEAERAVAEYRSAAGPSFDDTVATREALRIFGEMMVSHMQAAARHLDDGSEQLARTMDRIAAETPGAPFVGGVVGQSALPRHQQR; this comes from the coding sequence GTGAGCGCGACACCGATCAGTCGGTATGACGGGGTGCAGGTTTCCGGCGGTGTGCAGGTGCGGATGACCGCCGATCGGGTTCGGCGGTGGGAGTTCGGTGCGGCGTCGTTCGCCCGGCGTGGGTACGACAACGCCGACGTGGACCGGTTCCGGATGCAGGTCGCTGACGAGTTGGACCTGTTGGCGACGCAGATCGCGACGTTGCGGGCGGAGAATGAGCGGCTGACCGACCGGGTGGAGTTGCACCGGCACGGGGTGATTCCGAGTACGGGTGCGGCGGCGAAGGTTCCGGCGGCGCGGGAGGTGAATCTGCTGTCGGCGGCGCAGCGGGAGGCCGAGCAGATCATCGCGCAGGCGCATGACTATGCGCGTCGGGTCGCCGAGTACGCCCGGGTGCAGTACGAGAGTTACCTGCAGGCGGCGGAGGCGGAGGCGAAGCAGGAGGCGGAGCGGGCGGTGGCGGAGTACCGCAGCGCGGCGGGGCCGAGCTTCGACGACACGGTGGCGACCCGGGAGGCGTTGCGGATCTTCGGGGAGATGATGGTGTCGCACATGCAGGCGGCGGCGCGGCATCTCGACGACGGCAGTGAGCAGTTGGCGCGCACGATGGATCGGATCGCGGCGGAGACGCCGGGGGCGCCGTTCGTGGGTGGTGTGGTGGGGCAGTCGGCGTTGCCGCGCCACCAGCAGCGTTGA
- a CDS encoding DUF1905 domain-containing protein encodes MDPQPLDYHFTAPIEKDGAFATYVTVPDSANLLGTRRAVKVTGTIDGHPFNATLMPSGAGPHWLPIRAALCKAIGKSAAGTEVTFHLDQRLS; translated from the coding sequence ATGGACCCGCAACCACTGGACTACCACTTCACCGCGCCCATCGAGAAGGACGGCGCGTTCGCCACGTACGTGACAGTGCCCGACTCCGCGAACCTGCTCGGCACCCGACGCGCCGTCAAGGTCACCGGCACCATCGACGGGCACCCGTTCAACGCCACCCTCATGCCCTCCGGCGCCGGCCCCCACTGGCTGCCCATCCGCGCCGCCCTGTGCAAGGCCATCGGCAAGAGCGCCGCCGGCACCGAGGTCACCTTCCACCTCGACCAACGGCTCAGCTGA